In Sphingobacterium zeae, one genomic interval encodes:
- a CDS encoding VOC family protein translates to MSNTDTEQKFVNQQIQYLEFVSSDLERSKAFYTTSFGWEFTDYGPEYTSFGGKYVDGGFTLGAPRNGSILVVIYADDLQATRDQVIRAGGTILQDIFSFPGGKRFQFQDPDGYELAVWTIE, encoded by the coding sequence ATGAGCAATACTGATACTGAACAAAAATTTGTTAACCAGCAGATCCAATACCTTGAGTTTGTATCAAGCGACCTTGAACGTTCCAAAGCATTTTATACGACGAGCTTCGGTTGGGAGTTTACAGACTACGGGCCGGAATATACATCTTTTGGAGGAAAATATGTTGATGGTGGTTTTACACTTGGTGCCCCCAGAAATGGCAGTATTCTCGTCGTTATCTATGCCGACGATCTACAGGCTACGCGTGATCAGGTTATCCGTGCTGGCGGCACGATATTGCAAGATATTTTCAGTTTCCCGGGCGGAAAAAGATTTCAGTTCCAGGATCCTGATGGATATGAATTAGCCGTGTGGACTATAGAATAA
- a CDS encoding endonuclease/exonuclease/phosphatase family protein codes for MITELMLVEYLWSEQNIQSMLLDLLFEKKIRPKGFRKIVILFICASAGVMLGFKLKPKQQPKFSNSVYAAMPEATYGKLNLLTYNIAGLPELISSAVTERSSSITSIGNRINAFDIVNVQEDFNYNKFLYSENKHSYRTANMGGVPFGDGLSTLSKYPIVEFERISWTDCNGADCLTPKGFSYARIQLAKAVFIDVYNVHATAQDDQNATIARQKNINQLKAYIKKYSAGRPLLIMGDFNAHYAYELDNIGSFQKDLGLVDAWVSLRNKGDIPGHKVNFEAKTALELTEDCEGIDKIYYRNNHLLLFEAKNYQVQKKLFQNEKGQDLSDHCAVSLQLGWRVVKPSVQ; via the coding sequence ATGATAACAGAGCTAATGTTGGTGGAGTACCTTTGGAGTGAACAAAATATTCAGTCCATGCTATTAGATCTATTGTTCGAAAAAAAAATTAGACCCAAGGGTTTTCGAAAGATTGTCATCTTATTTATTTGTGCGTCTGCCGGTGTTATGTTGGGCTTTAAGTTGAAGCCAAAACAACAGCCGAAGTTTAGTAATTCGGTGTATGCAGCTATGCCGGAGGCGACATACGGAAAGCTAAATTTGTTAACATACAATATAGCTGGCCTTCCTGAATTGATTTCCAGTGCTGTAACCGAGCGGTCTTCCAGTATTACGTCGATCGGCAATCGGATCAATGCGTTTGATATTGTCAATGTACAGGAGGACTTTAACTACAACAAGTTTCTTTACAGCGAAAATAAGCATAGCTACCGAACGGCAAATATGGGTGGAGTACCTTTTGGAGACGGACTGAGTACACTTTCAAAATATCCGATCGTAGAGTTTGAGCGAATAAGCTGGACCGATTGCAATGGTGCAGATTGTCTGACGCCTAAAGGCTTTTCTTATGCTCGAATTCAATTGGCCAAGGCAGTATTTATTGATGTTTATAATGTACATGCGACAGCGCAGGATGATCAGAATGCAACGATTGCCCGGCAGAAGAATATAAATCAGCTAAAAGCCTATATCAAAAAGTATTCGGCTGGCAGACCACTTTTGATTATGGGTGACTTTAATGCACATTATGCTTACGAGCTGGATAACATCGGTTCTTTTCAGAAGGACTTAGGTTTGGTAGATGCATGGGTAAGTTTACGCAACAAAGGTGATATTCCCGGGCATAAAGTGAATTTTGAAGCGAAAACAGCATTGGAGTTGACAGAGGATTGCGAAGGTATTGATAAAATTTACTATCGCAATAACCATCTTTTGCTATTTGAGGCAAAGAATTATCAGGTTCAAAAAAAGCTTTTTCAAAACGAAAAGGGCCAAGATTTATCCGACCATTGTGCGGTGTCCTTACAATTAGGTTGGCGTGTTGTCAAACCTTCGGTTCAGTAA
- a CDS encoding DEAD/DEAH box helicase, with protein MRFDEFGFVPALEEGLESMMFEEATPIQEQTIPIIKEGKDMIACAQTGTGKTAAYMLPILDAIARDSKESILAIILVPTRELAMQIDQQIMGMSYYTGATSIAIYGGGDGMGYEQQKRAIREGVNIIVATPGRLISHLTSMKIDLSHLKHFVLDEADSMLDMGFQDDILRIVSYLPRKKQMLLFSATMPVKIRSFARKILLDPVEVNIAISKPSEGIDQRVYLVYDQQKMELLKMILKDPNYVSVIIFASQKTTVKLLAQELQKQGIDAEGFHSDLEQSKREDIMGRFRSRQVRVLVGTDVISRGIDVVGISLVVNYDVPPDPEDYVHRIGRTARAATTGTAITFVNEKDQNRFVQIESLIGYPIEQLPLPEGFEAGPIYNPGKKNPQHKKKRFNRNKNKNYQKAKKA; from the coding sequence TTGAGATTTGATGAATTTGGCTTTGTTCCAGCTTTGGAAGAAGGTTTAGAAAGTATGATGTTTGAGGAAGCTACGCCGATCCAAGAACAGACCATCCCGATTATTAAAGAGGGAAAAGATATGATTGCCTGTGCACAGACAGGTACAGGTAAAACAGCGGCTTATATGTTGCCGATCCTCGATGCGATAGCGCGGGATTCAAAGGAATCCATTCTTGCTATTATCCTTGTTCCCACCCGGGAACTTGCTATGCAAATCGATCAGCAAATTATGGGCATGTCTTATTATACCGGTGCAACATCCATAGCCATCTATGGTGGGGGCGACGGTATGGGGTACGAGCAGCAAAAGCGCGCTATACGAGAGGGAGTAAATATCATTGTTGCTACGCCGGGTAGGTTGATAAGCCATCTTACCTCCATGAAGATTGATCTCTCTCACTTAAAGCACTTTGTTTTGGATGAAGCCGATAGTATGTTGGATATGGGATTTCAAGACGATATCTTACGTATTGTAAGTTATCTGCCGAGGAAAAAGCAGATGCTTTTGTTTTCAGCAACTATGCCAGTAAAAATCAGGTCCTTTGCCCGAAAAATCCTACTAGATCCTGTGGAAGTCAATATTGCCATTTCCAAACCCTCGGAGGGAATTGATCAACGTGTATATCTTGTCTATGATCAACAGAAAATGGAGCTCCTAAAAATGATACTGAAGGATCCGAACTATGTATCGGTTATTATTTTTGCATCCCAAAAGACCACGGTCAAACTTCTTGCTCAGGAATTACAGAAGCAAGGAATTGATGCCGAGGGATTCCATTCGGATCTCGAGCAGTCGAAACGAGAAGATATCATGGGCAGATTCCGCTCCCGTCAGGTACGGGTACTGGTGGGTACCGATGTCATCTCCCGTGGTATCGATGTTGTGGGGATCAGTTTGGTCGTTAATTATGATGTTCCACCAGATCCGGAAGACTATGTTCACCGTATCGGGCGTACCGCGCGGGCAGCGACCACAGGAACGGCCATTACCTTTGTTAATGAAAAGGACCAGAATCGCTTCGTCCAGATTGAAAGTTTAATAGGTTATCCGATTGAACAACTGCCATTGCCTGAGGGGTTTGAAGCGGGACCTATTTACAACCCTGGCAAAAAAAATCCGCAGCATAAGAAGAAGCGTTTCAATAGGAATAAAAATAAAAACTATCAGAAAGCTAAAAAGGCTTAG
- the nhaA gene encoding Na+/H+ antiporter NhaA: MSKLINLTVFREFLKSSFAGGIILFSCVILALIVANTPLYASVMEFLNKEVGFESDHVHLKYSWLLWLNDGLMAIFFLLVGLEIKREIVEGELSSPSKAILPILAAVGGALLPAIIYLALNQGTSTVHGWGIPMATDIAFALAVITLLGNKVPASLKIFLAALAIVDDLLAILVIAIFYSNGIHATYLFIALGIFLFLIVLNKLGVKAIWAYLIPGLFIWYFVHHSGIHATIAGVLVAMTLPTTPDAEESPLEKLEHLLAKPVNFIIIPLFAFANTLIPIHGEMIGGLTSKLGIGIIFGLIVGKSVGIFLICFIAKKLNIAQLPEGAGWKQIFGVGLLGGIGFTMSIFISILSFDDNILIEEAKFAVLIASFCSGMLGYTVLSVVSSGNRKQITD, from the coding sequence ATGTCAAAACTTATCAATTTAACTGTCTTTAGAGAATTCTTAAAATCCAGCTTTGCAGGTGGAATTATACTTTTTTCCTGTGTTATTCTAGCATTGATCGTTGCAAATACACCTTTGTATGCCAGTGTAATGGAATTCCTGAACAAGGAAGTAGGCTTTGAGAGCGATCATGTTCATTTAAAATATTCGTGGTTATTGTGGCTCAACGATGGTTTGATGGCTATTTTCTTCTTACTGGTGGGGCTCGAGATAAAACGTGAAATTGTAGAGGGTGAACTCTCATCGCCAAGTAAAGCAATCCTGCCCATTTTGGCTGCGGTTGGGGGGGCACTTTTGCCAGCCATCATTTATTTAGCTTTGAATCAGGGCACCTCGACTGTACATGGTTGGGGTATCCCCATGGCAACGGATATTGCATTTGCTTTAGCCGTTATCACGCTTCTCGGGAATAAAGTTCCTGCCAGTCTTAAGATCTTCTTGGCTGCTTTGGCCATTGTTGATGACCTACTTGCCATATTGGTGATTGCGATCTTTTATAGCAATGGTATTCATGCGACCTATTTATTTATTGCTTTAGGCATCTTTCTGTTTTTGATCGTGTTGAATAAACTGGGCGTTAAAGCGATATGGGCTTACCTTATTCCGGGTCTATTTATTTGGTACTTTGTTCACCATTCTGGCATTCATGCTACAATAGCGGGTGTGCTTGTTGCCATGACTTTGCCAACAACACCCGACGCGGAAGAATCCCCCCTGGAAAAATTGGAGCATCTGTTGGCCAAACCCGTCAATTTTATTATCATTCCGCTGTTTGCATTTGCGAATACGCTTATTCCAATCCATGGGGAAATGATTGGTGGTTTGACTTCAAAATTGGGGATTGGTATTATCTTCGGTCTAATCGTTGGAAAATCAGTTGGAATATTTTTGATCTGTTTCATCGCCAAAAAACTGAATATTGCGCAATTACCGGAAGGGGCTGGCTGGAAACAGATTTTTGGAGTAGGCTTATTGGGGGGAATCGGTTTCACGATGTCGATCTTCATCTCGATACTGTCTTTTGATGATAACATATTAATTGAGGAAGCAAAGTTTGCTGTGCTGATCGCTTCTTTTTGCTCAGGCATGCTTGGTTATACTGTTTTGAGTGTTGTGTCATCTGGAAACAGAAAACAGATTACCGATTAA
- a CDS encoding ABC-F family ATP-binding cassette domain-containing protein, with product MINVSNLSLRFGKRVLFEDVNLKFTPGNCYGIIGANGAGKSTFLKIISGEVDPSTGSVAFTPGERMSVLSQDHYAFDEFTVLETVMMGNQELYKIMKEKDAIYMKEDFSDADGERAGELESLFAEMDGWNAESNAATLLSSLGIKEELHYKLVSEIDGNQKVRVLLAQALFGKPDILILDEPTNDLDINTIAWLEDFLASYEAIVLVVSHDRHFLDAVCTHTVDIDFGKMTIYTGNYSFWYESSQLALKQRSDQNKKMEDKVKELQEFIRRFSANASKSKQATSRKKALDKINIDEIKPSNRKYPAIMFNTMNREPGDQTLQVEGLSKTVNGEVFFKDITFMINKGDKIAVLGPNSLVTTAFYDIITGRDTDFGGEFKWGVTITPADMPIENAAFFEGKSDNLVDWLREYTTNPEADEQFIRGFLGKMLFSGEEVMKKVSVLSGGEKMRCMFSRMMLQGANFLIFDEPTNHLDLESITALNNGMSDFKGSMLFTSRDHELTETVANRIIELTPKGIIDKLMTYDEYINSDVVKAQREEMYK from the coding sequence ATGATTAATGTGTCAAATCTCTCCCTTCGTTTTGGTAAACGTGTACTATTCGAAGATGTCAATCTAAAATTCACACCTGGAAACTGTTACGGTATTATTGGCGCTAATGGAGCGGGTAAATCTACTTTCTTAAAAATTATCTCGGGGGAAGTTGATCCTTCGACAGGTTCAGTGGCATTCACGCCAGGCGAACGCATGTCTGTTTTAAGTCAGGATCACTATGCCTTCGATGAGTTTACTGTTCTTGAAACTGTCATGATGGGTAACCAAGAGCTTTACAAAATCATGAAAGAGAAAGATGCCATTTACATGAAAGAGGATTTCTCTGATGCCGACGGCGAACGTGCCGGCGAATTGGAAAGTCTTTTTGCTGAAATGGATGGATGGAATGCCGAATCAAATGCCGCAACTTTATTGAGCAGTTTGGGTATTAAAGAAGAACTACATTATAAGTTGGTTTCTGAAATCGACGGTAACCAAAAAGTCCGCGTACTTTTAGCGCAAGCATTATTCGGTAAACCCGATATTTTGATTCTCGATGAGCCTACCAATGATTTGGATATTAATACCATTGCATGGTTAGAGGATTTTTTAGCGAGTTACGAAGCAATCGTCCTCGTTGTATCCCACGACCGTCACTTCTTGGATGCTGTATGTACGCATACAGTGGATATTGATTTTGGTAAGATGACAATCTATACGGGTAACTACTCATTCTGGTACGAATCTTCTCAATTAGCGTTAAAACAACGTTCTGATCAAAACAAGAAAATGGAAGATAAAGTAAAAGAACTCCAGGAATTTATCCGTCGGTTCTCTGCCAATGCTTCCAAATCCAAACAAGCTACTTCTCGTAAAAAAGCCTTGGATAAGATCAATATTGACGAGATTAAACCATCCAACCGTAAATATCCTGCCATCATGTTCAATACCATGAATCGTGAACCAGGAGATCAAACGCTACAAGTTGAAGGATTAAGCAAAACGGTCAATGGCGAGGTATTCTTTAAGGATATTACGTTTATGATTAATAAAGGCGATAAAATCGCTGTTCTAGGTCCAAATTCATTGGTTACCACAGCATTTTACGATATTATCACTGGTAGAGACACCGATTTCGGCGGCGAATTCAAATGGGGCGTTACCATCACTCCTGCCGATATGCCGATTGAAAATGCTGCGTTCTTTGAAGGAAAAAGTGATAATTTGGTTGATTGGTTGAGAGAATATACAACTAACCCAGAAGCAGATGAACAGTTTATACGGGGATTTTTGGGGAAAATGTTGTTTTCCGGTGAAGAGGTTATGAAGAAAGTATCTGTGCTTTCGGGAGGAGAAAAAATGCGCTGTATGTTCTCCCGTATGATGCTTCAAGGTGCCAACTTCCTGATCTTCGATGAACCAACCAATCACTTGGACTTGGAATCTATCACTGCATTGAACAATGGAATGTCTGATTTTAAAGGATCCATGCTGTTCACATCCCGTGACCACGAATTGACTGAAACTGTTGCCAATAGAATCATCGAATTGACCCCGAAAGGTATCATCGACAAATTGATGACTTACGATGAATACATTAATAGCGATGTAGTGAAAGCACAACGTGAAGAAATGTATAAATAA